One window of Methylococcus sp. EFPC2 genomic DNA carries:
- a CDS encoding DUF4156 domain-containing protein encodes MIPSPRLTLLAALVATAFLAGCTFVDLKPQGEKVRILAQQEVGRCKALGNVTVATAATVGFIARSRDNVREELLRLARNHAGAMGGDSIVAKGEVVDGEQPFGVYRCINP; translated from the coding sequence ATGATCCCAAGTCCCCGCCTTACCCTGTTGGCCGCACTCGTGGCGACGGCATTCCTCGCCGGCTGCACCTTCGTCGACCTCAAGCCCCAGGGCGAAAAAGTGCGCATACTCGCGCAACAGGAAGTCGGACGCTGCAAGGCGCTCGGCAATGTGACCGTAGCCACCGCCGCGACCGTCGGCTTCATCGCCCGCTCGCGCGACAACGTGCGCGAAGAACTGCTGCGTCTGGCGCGCAACCACGCCGGCGCCATGGGCGGCGATTCCATCGTGGCGAAGGGCGAAGTCGTGGACGGCGAGCAACCGTTCGGCGTATACCGCTGCATCAATCCTTGA
- the lipA gene encoding lipoyl synthase encodes MTDAYIAPSRLTPDSHQRKQDKLSRIPIKVEQPAEALRKPNWIRVKAGASEETLRVKRLLRENGLHSVCEEAACPNLGECFSHGTATFMIMGDLCTRRCPFCDVAHGRPQPLDADEPAHLADAIARMGLRYVVITSVDRDDLRDGGAGHFAACIRAIRAASPATRIEVLTPDFRGRMDLALAALAEAPPDVFNHNLETVPRLYRQARPGADYRESLALLQRFRTALPEVPTKSGLMLGLSEELAEVEQTLRDLREHGCEMLTLGQYLQPSRDHLPVVRYVTPEDFERLGELARGLGFSAVASGPLVRSSYHADLQAAEVLTEF; translated from the coding sequence ATGACCGACGCCTACATCGCTCCCTCCCGCCTCACGCCCGACAGCCACCAGCGCAAGCAGGACAAGCTGTCGCGCATCCCCATCAAGGTCGAGCAGCCCGCCGAAGCGCTGCGCAAGCCGAACTGGATACGCGTGAAAGCCGGAGCCAGCGAGGAAACCCTGCGCGTCAAACGCCTGCTGCGGGAGAACGGCTTGCACAGCGTCTGCGAAGAAGCGGCCTGCCCGAATCTGGGGGAGTGTTTCAGCCACGGCACGGCGACCTTCATGATCATGGGTGATCTTTGCACCCGGCGCTGTCCCTTCTGCGACGTGGCGCACGGCAGGCCCCAGCCGCTGGATGCGGACGAGCCGGCGCATCTCGCCGACGCCATCGCCCGCATGGGATTGCGCTACGTCGTCATCACCTCGGTCGACCGAGACGATCTGCGCGACGGCGGTGCCGGCCATTTCGCCGCCTGCATCCGCGCCATCCGCGCCGCCAGCCCGGCCACCCGGATCGAGGTCCTCACCCCGGACTTCCGCGGGCGCATGGATCTTGCCCTGGCGGCCCTGGCCGAGGCGCCGCCGGACGTGTTCAACCACAATCTGGAAACCGTACCCCGTTTGTACCGCCAGGCCCGGCCCGGCGCGGATTACCGGGAGTCGCTCGCGCTACTGCAGCGTTTCAGGACGGCCTTGCCCGAGGTGCCGACCAAGTCCGGGCTGATGCTGGGCCTGAGTGAGGAACTGGCGGAAGTGGAGCAGACGCTGCGCGACCTGCGTGAGCACGGCTGCGAGATGCTGACCCTGGGCCAATATCTCCAGCCCAGCCGCGACCACTTGCCGGTGGTCCGATACGTCACGCCGGAGGACTTCGAGCGCCTGGGCGAACTGGCCCGCGGCCTGGGCTTCAGCGCCGTCGCCAGTGGCCCGCTGGTGCGTTCCTCCTATCACGCCGACCTGCAGGCCGCCGAGGTGTTGACGGAGTTCTGA
- the lipB gene encoding lipoyl(octanoyl) transferase LipB encodes MKLNLLDLGRRDYRETWEAMRAHTDTRGPGTEDALWLVEHAPVYTLGRNGDPAHILGASAIPVVESDRGGQVTYHGPGQLVVYTLFDLSRLGIGVRTLVSGLENAVIRTLAWYGIQSEARRDAPGVYVDGRKIASLGLRVRRGCSYHGLALNVDAGLAPFAAINPCGYPGLQVTSLADLAVPVRVHEVAIPLIGAIVQEFGFTGVSRAAPITPFEPS; translated from the coding sequence ATGAAGTTGAACCTGCTCGACTTGGGACGGCGGGACTACCGGGAAACCTGGGAGGCCATGCGCGCCCATACCGACACGCGTGGCCCAGGCACCGAGGATGCGCTCTGGTTGGTGGAGCACGCGCCGGTGTATACCCTGGGCCGCAACGGCGACCCAGCGCATATCCTGGGGGCGAGCGCTATTCCCGTGGTCGAATCCGACCGGGGCGGTCAGGTGACCTACCATGGCCCCGGGCAGTTGGTGGTTTATACGCTGTTCGACCTGAGCCGGTTGGGCATCGGCGTGCGCACCCTGGTGAGCGGCCTGGAAAACGCCGTTATCCGCACCCTGGCCTGGTACGGCATACAAAGCGAGGCGCGGCGGGACGCCCCGGGCGTCTATGTGGACGGGCGCAAGATCGCCTCATTGGGTCTGCGGGTCCGGCGTGGATGCAGCTACCACGGCCTGGCCCTGAACGTGGATGCCGGTCTGGCCCCGTTCGCCGCCATCAATCCTTGCGGTTATCCGGGCTTGCAGGTCACCAGCCTGGCCGACCTCGCCGTCCCGGTGCGCGTGCACGAGGTCGCCATTCCCCTCATCGGGGCCATCGTGCAAGAATTCGGCTTTACCGGCGTGAGCCGGGCCGCTCCGATCACTCCCTTCGAGCCATCATGA
- the ispD gene encoding 2-C-methyl-D-erythritol 4-phosphate cytidylyltransferase has product MSNPHPAYWGVVPAAGVGKRMGADLPKQYLQIIGKPVLQHTLERLLSVTELSAVVVALGREDGYWPDLPFGEHPRILTAEGGKERADSVLSALDRLHGLAAADDWVLVHDAARLCITRADVRKLIETLRHDPVGGILALPSSDTLKGVENGLIVDTVDRNHVWRALTPQMFRYQALRSALREAAELGLTVTDEASALELKGETPRIVEGRPDNIKITRPEDLPLAAFYLEQQCYE; this is encoded by the coding sequence ATGAGCAATCCGCATCCCGCCTATTGGGGCGTCGTCCCCGCCGCCGGCGTCGGCAAACGCATGGGCGCCGATTTACCCAAACAATATCTGCAGATAATCGGCAAGCCCGTACTGCAACACACGCTCGAACGCCTGTTGAGCGTGACGGAGTTGAGCGCCGTGGTGGTGGCCTTGGGACGCGAAGACGGCTATTGGCCCGATCTTCCTTTCGGGGAACACCCGCGCATCCTCACCGCCGAAGGCGGCAAGGAGCGGGCCGATTCCGTGCTGTCCGCTCTCGACCGGCTGCACGGCTTGGCCGCGGCCGACGATTGGGTGCTGGTGCATGACGCCGCACGCTTGTGCATCACGCGCGCCGACGTGCGCAAGCTGATCGAGACCTTACGGCACGACCCCGTCGGCGGCATTTTGGCCCTGCCTTCCAGCGATACGCTCAAGGGTGTCGAGAATGGCCTGATCGTCGACACGGTGGACCGCAACCACGTGTGGCGCGCGCTGACCCCGCAGATGTTCCGCTACCAGGCCTTGCGCAGCGCGCTGCGTGAGGCGGCCGAATTGGGCCTGACCGTTACCGACGAGGCCAGCGCGCTGGAGTTGAAGGGCGAGACCCCGCGCATCGTCGAGGGGCGGCCGGACAACATCAAGATCACCCGGCCGGAGGACCTGCCCCTGGCCGCTTTCTACCTGGAGCAGCAATGTTACGAATAG
- a CDS encoding CTP synthase: MTKYIFITGGVVSSLGKGIAASSLAAILEARGLKVTMTKLDPYINVDPGTMSPYQHGEVFVTEDGAETDLDLGHYERFLRTTMLKVNSFTTGQIYENVIRKERRGEYLGATVQVIPHITDEIKRVIKLGAEGYDVALIEIGGTVGDIESLPFMEAIRQMRVDLGEDKSLFIHLTLVPYIASAGELKTKPTQHSVKELRTIGIQPDILICRSEKAIPASERRKIALFTNVHEDAVISAVDADSIYRIPMLLHEQGLDKIVVRKLRLDVPPADLHEWQSVVEALESPEEEITIAMVGKYVNHSDAYKSLTEALIHAGIKTRTKVKVKLIEAEEVEAKGVGVLQDVDAILVPGGFGKRGIEGMIASVKHARKQKIPYLGICLGMQVAVIEYARDVAQLEGANSTEFLPNTPHPVIALITEWQDSSGQIEQRSQESDLGGTMRLGGQHCKLVSGSLAEQVYGKDVIGERHRHRYEFNNRYLDALQEAGLRVSGKTLDGRLVEVIEIPDHPWFLACQFHPEFTSTPRDGHPLFTGFVRAARQHKKAT; the protein is encoded by the coding sequence ATGACCAAATACATATTCATCACCGGCGGGGTGGTTTCCTCGTTGGGCAAGGGTATTGCAGCATCGTCCCTGGCGGCCATACTCGAGGCGCGCGGGCTCAAGGTCACCATGACCAAGCTCGATCCTTACATCAACGTCGATCCCGGCACCATGAGCCCGTACCAGCACGGCGAGGTGTTCGTGACGGAGGACGGCGCCGAAACCGATTTGGACCTGGGGCACTACGAGCGCTTCCTGCGCACCACTATGCTCAAGGTGAATAGTTTCACCACCGGGCAGATTTACGAAAACGTCATCCGCAAGGAACGCCGGGGCGAATACCTGGGCGCCACCGTACAGGTGATTCCGCACATCACCGACGAGATCAAGCGGGTCATCAAGCTCGGCGCCGAAGGCTACGACGTGGCCTTGATCGAGATCGGCGGGACGGTCGGCGACATCGAGTCTCTGCCGTTCATGGAGGCGATCCGCCAGATGCGGGTGGACCTGGGCGAGGACAAGTCGCTGTTCATTCATCTTACCCTGGTGCCTTACATCGCCAGCGCCGGTGAACTGAAGACCAAGCCGACCCAGCATTCGGTCAAGGAGTTGCGGACCATAGGCATACAGCCGGACATCCTGATCTGCCGTTCCGAGAAGGCCATCCCGGCCAGCGAGCGGCGCAAGATCGCGCTGTTCACCAATGTACACGAAGACGCGGTCATTTCGGCGGTGGATGCCGATTCCATCTACCGCATTCCGATGTTGTTGCACGAGCAGGGGCTGGACAAGATCGTGGTGCGGAAACTGCGTCTGGACGTGCCGCCCGCCGATCTGCACGAGTGGCAGAGCGTGGTCGAGGCACTGGAGTCCCCCGAAGAGGAAATCACCATCGCCATGGTCGGCAAATACGTCAACCATTCCGATGCCTACAAGTCGTTGACCGAAGCTTTGATACACGCCGGCATCAAGACGCGCACCAAGGTCAAGGTCAAACTGATCGAGGCCGAAGAGGTCGAGGCCAAGGGCGTCGGCGTCTTGCAGGATGTGGATGCGATCCTGGTACCCGGCGGTTTCGGCAAGCGCGGTATCGAAGGCATGATCGCCAGCGTCAAGCATGCGCGCAAACAAAAGATTCCCTATCTCGGCATCTGCCTCGGCATGCAGGTGGCCGTCATCGAATACGCCCGCGACGTGGCGCAATTGGAAGGCGCCAATAGCACCGAGTTTCTGCCGAATACGCCGCACCCGGTCATCGCCTTGATCACCGAATGGCAGGATTCCTCGGGCCAGATCGAGCAGCGCAGCCAGGAGTCCGATCTGGGCGGCACCATGCGGCTGGGCGGGCAGCATTGCAAACTGGTGTCCGGCAGCCTGGCCGAGCAGGTTTACGGCAAGGACGTCATCGGCGAACGTCACCGCCACCGCTACGAGTTCAACAATCGTTATCTCGATGCCTTGCAGGAGGCCGGGCTCAGAGTGTCCGGCAAGACCCTGGATGGGCGCCTGGTCGAAGTGATCGAAATCCCCGACCACCCCTGGTTCCTGGCTTGCCAGTTCCACCCCGAATTCACCTCCACTCCGCGCGACGGCCACCCTCTGTTTACCGGGTTTGTGCGCGCGGCGCGTCAGCATAAGAAGGCAACCTAG
- the truD gene encoding tRNA pseudouridine(13) synthase TruD produces the protein MSDWRFDWPYAYGGPAARGVIKQVPEDFFVDEILGFEPCGEGEHVFLKIEKRGENTDYLARQLAKYAGLPARDVSYAGLKDRHSRTVQWFSAHIPGKREVDWTGFNSDTVSVLAAVRHNRKLKKGALKGNRFEITVRELAGDTDLLEERLARIKDCGLPNYFGPQRFGHEGRNIEKATALFAGELKLRDRQLEGIYLSAARSYLFNAVLARRVDEGTWNRAISGDVFMFSDSHSFFKDEVTAEIVARVESLALHPSGPLAGRGESPADADALTIEQAVAERYRSLSEGLARIGMEVSRRPLRLTVDDFEWALLPENALRVAFILPAGAYATAVLREAIDFGPALD, from the coding sequence ATGAGCGACTGGCGCTTCGACTGGCCTTACGCATACGGCGGTCCCGCCGCGCGCGGGGTGATCAAGCAGGTGCCCGAGGATTTCTTCGTCGATGAAATCCTCGGATTCGAGCCTTGCGGCGAGGGCGAGCATGTCTTCCTGAAGATCGAAAAGCGCGGCGAAAACACGGACTACCTGGCCCGCCAGTTGGCCAAATATGCTGGATTGCCCGCCCGGGACGTGAGCTATGCCGGCCTGAAGGACCGCCACAGCCGCACCGTGCAATGGTTCAGCGCGCACATACCCGGCAAACGGGAAGTGGACTGGACGGGCTTCAATTCGGATACGGTGTCGGTGCTCGCGGCGGTGCGCCACAACCGCAAGCTGAAAAAGGGCGCGCTGAAGGGCAACCGCTTCGAGATCACGGTGCGCGAACTGGCTGGCGATACGGATTTGCTGGAGGAACGGCTGGCGCGGATCAAGGACTGCGGTCTTCCCAATTATTTCGGCCCGCAGCGTTTCGGCCACGAGGGCCGCAATATAGAAAAGGCCACCGCCCTTTTTGCGGGCGAGCTCAAGCTCCGCGATCGCCAACTGGAAGGCATTTATTTGTCGGCTGCGCGTTCCTATCTGTTCAATGCAGTACTTGCCCGACGGGTGGATGAGGGAACGTGGAACCGCGCCATCTCGGGCGACGTCTTCATGTTTTCCGATTCGCACAGCTTCTTCAAGGACGAGGTGACGGCGGAAATCGTGGCTCGTGTCGAGTCGCTGGCGCTTCATCCTTCCGGTCCGCTTGCCGGACGCGGCGAATCACCCGCCGACGCGGATGCCCTGACCATCGAACAAGCGGTTGCCGAGCGCTATCGGAGCCTGAGCGAAGGCTTGGCCCGTATCGGCATGGAGGTCTCGCGACGCCCCTTGCGCCTCACGGTGGACGATTTCGAATGGGCTCTGCTTCCCGAAAATGCCCTCCGCGTGGCCTTCATCTTGCCGGCCGGCGCCTATGCCACGGCCGTGCTGCGCGAGGCGATCGATTTCGGACCGGCCCTCGACTGA
- a CDS encoding molybdopterin-synthase adenylyltransferase MoeB has translation MEDEQLLRYSRQIMLPQVDIEGQEKLLAAHALIIGLGGLGSPAAMYLAAAGVGHLVLNDFDAVDLSNLQRQIIHDTGSLGIGKAESARRSLARINPEIRIDTIVHALEGRGLEEAVAAADVVLDCSDNFATRFAVNAACVATSTPLVSGAVIRFEGQLTVFTPGRDESPCYNCLYPDQGELAESCVRNGVIAPLPGIVGSMQALEAIKLLLGIGETLTGRLLLLDALSMEWRSMKLRRNPSCPTCGREISSGERGKIPL, from the coding sequence ATGGAAGACGAGCAACTGCTGCGCTACAGTCGCCAAATCATGCTGCCCCAGGTCGATATCGAGGGGCAGGAAAAGCTGTTGGCTGCGCATGCGTTGATCATCGGTTTGGGAGGACTGGGCTCGCCGGCGGCGATGTATCTGGCGGCGGCGGGGGTGGGGCATTTGGTGTTGAACGATTTCGATGCCGTCGATCTGTCCAATCTCCAGCGCCAGATCATCCACGACACGGGCAGCCTGGGGATCGGCAAGGCGGAGTCGGCACGCCGCAGCCTGGCGCGCATCAATCCCGAAATCCGCATCGACACGATAGTTCATGCCCTCGAGGGCAGGGGCTTGGAGGAGGCGGTCGCGGCCGCCGATGTGGTGCTCGACTGCTCCGACAACTTCGCCACGCGCTTCGCCGTCAATGCCGCTTGCGTGGCCACTTCCACGCCTCTGGTATCCGGTGCGGTCATCCGCTTCGAAGGGCAGCTTACCGTCTTTACTCCGGGACGGGACGAAAGCCCCTGCTATAACTGCCTCTATCCCGATCAGGGTGAGCTGGCTGAGAGCTGCGTGCGCAACGGCGTGATCGCGCCGCTGCCGGGCATCGTCGGTTCCATGCAGGCGTTGGAAGCCATCAAACTATTGTTGGGTATCGGCGAGACCTTGACTGGTCGCTTGCTTCTGCTCGATGCGCTCTCCATGGAATGGCGGAGCATGAAACTTCGTCGCAATCCGAGTTGTCCTACGTGCGGTCGTGAAATATCGAGCGGCGAGCGGGGAAAAATTCCTCTTTAG
- a CDS encoding DUF6156 family protein — MTAELPGLLRYFLSYTGIKLPLKLLNELEPAQIENRNTYFRGYFDEKSRLTGLQKMVYGEVEMQHRYKYRDDDTLLWAEIADAEGEVTQLDFGPDGRPQTAA, encoded by the coding sequence ATGACCGCCGAACTACCCGGACTGCTCCGTTATTTTCTCTCTTATACCGGTATCAAGCTGCCCCTCAAACTGCTCAACGAACTGGAGCCAGCTCAAATTGAAAACCGGAACACCTATTTCCGCGGCTATTTCGACGAGAAATCGCGGCTGACCGGCCTGCAAAAAATGGTCTACGGCGAAGTCGAAATGCAGCATCGATATAAATACCGCGACGACGATACTCTGTTGTGGGCCGAGATCGCCGACGCGGAAGGGGAAGTCACGCAGCTGGATTTCGGCCCGGACGGACGGCCGCAGACGGCGGCCTGA
- the ispF gene encoding 2-C-methyl-D-erythritol 2,4-cyclodiphosphate synthase, with protein sequence MLRIGQGYDAHKFKEGDHIVIGGVTIPYEKGMAAHSDGDVALHALCDALLGAAALGDIGKHFPDTDAAFKGIDSRILLRSVHDKLAGLGYGVVNVDVTIVAQAPKMAPHIPQMREFIAADLHVELDAVNVKATTTERMGFEGRGEGISSLAVALLQKR encoded by the coding sequence ATGTTACGAATAGGCCAGGGCTACGATGCCCATAAATTCAAGGAGGGCGATCACATCGTCATCGGCGGCGTCACCATACCGTACGAGAAAGGCATGGCCGCCCACTCCGACGGCGACGTCGCCCTGCATGCGCTCTGTGACGCCTTGTTGGGCGCGGCGGCGCTGGGCGACATCGGCAAGCATTTTCCCGATACCGATGCGGCGTTCAAAGGCATCGACAGCCGCATACTGCTGCGCAGCGTACACGACAAGCTCGCCGGGCTGGGTTATGGCGTCGTCAACGTCGACGTCACCATCGTCGCCCAGGCACCCAAGATGGCGCCGCATATCCCGCAGATGCGGGAGTTCATCGCCGCCGATCTGCACGTCGAGTTGGACGCGGTCAATGTCAAGGCGACCACCACCGAGCGCATGGGCTTCGAAGGACGCGGCGAGGGCATTTCGTCCCTGGCCGTCGCCCTGCTGCAGAAACGATGA
- the pqqA gene encoding pyrroloquinoline quinone precursor peptide PqqA: MKWETPSYNDLRFGFEVTMYIYNR; the protein is encoded by the coding sequence ATGAAATGGGAAACTCCTAGCTACAACGACCTGCGTTTCGGCTTCGAAGTAACGATGTACATCTACAACCGTTAA
- the ftsB gene encoding cell division protein FtsB, which translates to MNKLTAFLVLLIGLLQFRLWFGDGNLLEFHRLNERIEDLRQEGDKRRERNAALEAEVMDLKQGLDAVEERARQDLGMIKEGEVFVQVIDAHHEAATPPPAPPEAEAKPDENKPKRQRARRARSARAERPIPEVEPKLVEPAEAPVEQATEPSESTEPVEPAVDSETE; encoded by the coding sequence GTGAATAAACTCACGGCATTTCTCGTGCTTTTGATCGGCCTGTTGCAGTTCAGGCTGTGGTTTGGCGACGGCAATCTCCTGGAGTTTCACCGGCTCAACGAACGCATAGAGGATCTCCGGCAGGAGGGCGACAAACGGCGCGAGCGTAATGCCGCCCTCGAAGCCGAGGTCATGGATCTCAAGCAGGGGCTGGATGCCGTGGAGGAGCGGGCGCGGCAGGATCTGGGGATGATCAAGGAGGGGGAGGTCTTCGTGCAGGTCATTGACGCGCACCATGAGGCCGCCACCCCGCCGCCCGCTCCCCCCGAAGCGGAAGCCAAGCCCGACGAGAACAAACCTAAACGGCAGCGCGCGCGCCGGGCCAGATCGGCCCGCGCCGAGCGGCCGATTCCCGAGGTCGAGCCCAAGCTTGTTGAGCCCGCCGAGGCGCCGGTCGAACAAGCGACAGAACCGTCTGAGTCCACGGAGCCGGTGGAACCGGCCGTGGACAGCGAAACCGAATGA
- the eno gene encoding phosphopyruvate hydratase — translation MSKIIDIRAREVLDSRGNPTVAAEVLLESGATGSAMVPSGASTGTREAIELRDGDKSRYLGKGVLKAVENVRSEIRSAVLGWDADDQAGLDARLIALDGTDNKGRLGANALLAVSLANAHAAAADAKQPLYVALNRDGRFVLPVPMMNIINGGAHADNNVDLQEFMILPVGAPSFREALRYGTEVFHNLKKVLQSRGLATTVGDEGGFAPNLSSNEEAIGVILEAIEKAGYTPGKDVYLGLDVASSEFYEDGAYVLASENKRFNAVEFADYLAGWVGKYPIITIEDGLAEGDWDGWKYLTERLGGKIQLVGDDLFVTNPAILKQGIDKGVANSILIKVNQIGTLSETLEAIRLAQAAGYTAVVSHRSGETEDTTIADLAVATGAGQIKTGSLSRSDRVAKYNRLLKIEDELGDKAVYAGRDAFKRAL, via the coding sequence ATGAGCAAGATCATCGATATCCGGGCGCGCGAAGTCCTCGATTCGCGGGGTAATCCCACGGTCGCCGCTGAAGTCTTATTGGAAAGCGGCGCCACAGGCTCGGCCATGGTGCCGTCGGGCGCCTCCACCGGAACGCGCGAGGCCATCGAGTTGCGCGACGGCGACAAGTCTCGCTACCTCGGCAAGGGCGTGCTCAAGGCGGTCGAAAATGTCAGAAGCGAAATCCGTTCGGCCGTACTCGGTTGGGATGCCGACGATCAGGCCGGCCTGGATGCGCGTCTGATCGCGCTGGACGGCACCGACAACAAGGGCCGCCTCGGTGCCAATGCCTTGCTGGCCGTGTCCCTGGCCAATGCCCATGCGGCCGCGGCCGACGCCAAACAGCCCTTGTATGTCGCGCTCAACCGGGACGGCAGATTCGTCTTGCCGGTGCCAATGATGAACATCATCAACGGTGGCGCCCATGCCGACAACAACGTGGATTTGCAGGAGTTCATGATCCTGCCGGTCGGTGCGCCCAGCTTCCGCGAAGCGCTGCGCTACGGCACGGAAGTGTTCCACAACCTCAAGAAAGTCCTGCAAAGCCGAGGACTGGCCACCACAGTCGGCGACGAGGGCGGCTTCGCCCCCAATCTGTCGTCCAACGAAGAGGCGATAGGCGTCATCCTGGAGGCGATCGAAAAGGCCGGCTACACCCCCGGCAAAGACGTTTATCTGGGGCTGGACGTGGCCAGTTCCGAATTCTACGAGGACGGCGCCTATGTGCTGGCTTCCGAGAACAAGCGTTTCAATGCCGTGGAGTTCGCCGATTATCTGGCCGGCTGGGTGGGCAAATACCCCATCATCACCATCGAAGACGGCTTGGCCGAGGGCGACTGGGACGGCTGGAAATACCTGACCGAGCGGCTGGGCGGCAAGATCCAGCTGGTGGGCGACGACCTGTTCGTCACCAATCCGGCCATACTCAAGCAGGGCATCGACAAAGGCGTCGCCAATTCCATCCTCATCAAGGTGAATCAGATCGGCACGCTGAGCGAGACGCTGGAGGCCATCCGCCTGGCGCAGGCCGCTGGATACACCGCCGTGGTTTCGCACCGCTCGGGAGAGACCGAGGACACCACCATCGCCGATCTGGCCGTGGCTACCGGCGCCGGCCAGATCAAGACCGGCTCGCTCAGCCGTTCCGACCGCGTCGCCAAATACAATCGCCTGCTCAAGATCGAGGACGAGTTGGGCGACAAGGCGGTCTACGCCGGTCGCGACGCGTTCAAGCGGGCGCTGTAA
- the kdsA gene encoding 3-deoxy-8-phosphooctulonate synthase gives MKLCGFETSLEQPLFLIAGPCVIESEQLALDTAGALKEITARLGVNFIYKSSFDKANRSSLDSFRGLGLEEGLRILEKVKQTLGVPVLTDVHEYTPLNEVAAVVDVLQTPAFLCRQTDFIQNAAATGKPVNIKKGQFMAPWDMKNVVAKARATGNEQIMVCERGVSFGYNNLVSDMRSLVVMRETGCPVVFDATHSVQLPGGQGNVSGGQREFVPTLAKAAVAVGIAGLFMETHPDPEKALSDGPNSWPLDRLEALLETLVTLDRTVKRSDFL, from the coding sequence ATGAAGCTTTGCGGATTCGAAACCAGTCTGGAACAACCCTTGTTCCTCATCGCCGGCCCTTGCGTGATCGAAAGCGAGCAACTGGCGCTGGATACCGCCGGCGCGCTCAAGGAAATCACCGCGCGACTGGGCGTCAACTTCATCTACAAGTCGTCCTTCGACAAGGCCAACCGCTCCTCGCTGGACAGCTTTCGTGGACTAGGTCTGGAGGAGGGCTTGCGCATCCTGGAGAAGGTGAAGCAGACCCTAGGCGTGCCGGTGCTGACCGACGTGCACGAATACACGCCCTTGAACGAGGTGGCCGCAGTGGTCGATGTGCTGCAGACCCCGGCCTTTCTCTGTCGCCAGACCGATTTCATCCAGAATGCCGCCGCCACCGGCAAGCCCGTCAACATCAAGAAAGGCCAGTTCATGGCCCCCTGGGATATGAAGAACGTCGTCGCCAAGGCCAGGGCTACCGGTAACGAGCAGATCATGGTGTGCGAACGGGGTGTTTCGTTCGGCTACAACAATCTGGTGTCCGACATGCGTTCGCTGGTCGTGATGCGCGAAACCGGCTGTCCGGTGGTGTTCGACGCCACTCATTCGGTGCAGTTGCCGGGCGGGCAGGGCAACGTTTCCGGTGGACAGCGCGAGTTCGTGCCGACCCTGGCCAAGGCGGCCGTGGCGGTGGGCATCGCCGGCTTGTTCATGGAAACGCATCCCGATCCGGAAAAAGCCCTGAGCGACGGTCCCAACTCCTGGCCGCTGGATCGCCTGGAAGCCTTGCTGGAAACCCTGGTGACCCTGGATCGAACGGTCAAACGCTCCGATTTCCTGTAG